DNA sequence from the Nicotiana tomentosiformis chromosome 3, ASM39032v3, whole genome shotgun sequence genome:
TGATTTATTGAACTTACTAAACTTGTGAATTGTGATCTCCGCATATATAGGTTGACTCTAAATATATACTCTTACTATTATACAGTACAATTTATGTTTAATAAAAACATATAATAGTACTTTTGATCTATGTGAATTACTAATGTTCTTTTATTGTGGGGTTTCGTAATTGGCGCAGGTTTCAGCGGCAAGGGTATTACAAGACACATGCAACTACATAAGAGGCTTGCACAGAGAGGTTGATGATCTTAGTGAGCGCTTATCTCAACTCTTGGCCACTTCAGACACCGCCCAAGCTGCACTTATTAGAAGCCTACTTTTGCAATAGAGACCATATCttctcccttttttctttttttaatttctgtTTCCTTCATATTTTGTTTTTGCATTTCAAATTATTCTTCTAGGAATTTCCGCACACTCTCTCCTTATTAATTTTTTTGACTACTAGAAAATCCTTACGAAGTAGGAGTATCTAAGATCTTTAATTTCTTCAGTTTAAGTTGTGTGCAATAAAAAGGAGAGCATTTTGATTGGAATGATGTTACTTCGGTCATAACGGGTGAAATATTTGGATAAATGGTTGGAAATATGGGCAATTGGTTAAGTTGGGGGTTTCCAGATAATCTTCACAAGTATATATATGTTGTTTGGGAATTCAAATTTGGTAGCTGGAATTCATATTAATTCGGTGGGTTTGTAGTTTGTTTAATATATAAGTATAATTTAGGTATAGTCATCTAGTTACTGAATTTAATTTAGGTACTTCTGTGTAATAAATCAATAATTCGGATATCACTATGAAATTCATCCGACAAGTAATCCAGTTTATCGTTCACTGAGACAAAAAGGTAACTGGCTATAGTTATTATACATACATATGAAGCAAACTACCAACATTACACGCCAACCAATTAAGGATAATAAAGGTCTATAAATGCATATCGAGCACTATATCTTGAATATCTAATAGGAGTATATAGAATTTACCGATACTAAAAGATGAATAAATGAAAGGAGGatgtggaaaaaaaaaaaagggggggggggggggggggggttctagCTAGGAAAGTTATCCTAGATTCAAAGCAATACGTTTTTTCCCCTAGAAGAAAAAAGTACACTATTCCAACCACTTTTAATAAGAGGACTTGAGTTAAGGTCGTGAGTGGCTTGGAAAAGAAAAATTCGAATAGAAAATGCTTTCTCTGGATGGACCTTACACAACGTGAATTTGGGTTAAAAGGAATTGATAGAACCATTAATTGATTATGAAAAATGAAGCCTCCCGCAGGCAAATGATATATAtactcataaaaaaaaaaaaattaagaatagCTTAGAGTTCCTTAGCAAATCCCGACAAAATCATGATGAAACTCTGCCTGAGATCTATTCATAGCAAAAAACTGATAAATAGGGTGCCTCACTAAGCATAATTCGGGATGAAAGGACTCTCCATTTTtcatttcttctttttctcaagTTCCTATTTGGATTTGTGACACTTGTCCTAGTTAAATATCAAAgattaatatttatttaatcattaaattatcacgatccaaaattcattaaaagtcgtgatgacgcctaattaACACCACCGTCACGCAAGCCATTAATAAGTGTTtacccccaaaacccgatgtcataagtgcatgagtatcaactaaaaaatataataaaatacaatatctgtctggaatacaacttAGACAGGAGAACATacataactctgatggagactctgcaggttgCGGATCgcaacatgaaatgcagctcacggtaagtccccCACAATAGTCGCGCCTCTGTGCCCAAAAGATCACCAAacatatatgtacttgcacaaaaatatgcagcaagtatagcatgagtacgtaaatcaacgcgtacccggtaagtatctagcctaaccccagcgaagtagtgacgaggggtcgatatcgacacttactagtggttcatgacgaggggtcgatatcgacacctactagtggtccaataagacatatACAATAAGGAGTAAACAGATATGGGGCAGAGTAAACAAaacgaaataaacaagtataagtaCGTGGTGCAATCCTTCTCTCAACAATGGACTCAAACTCTCGATTAGCAGTTACCTCCTCCACcggagtgtgtgtatatatatatatatatatatatatatatatatatatatatataaaggatcTCACAGATAGGccgtcataattcaaatccggaaAGATCCcagatacactggctttttgACAAATGATACGCACGTTTCCATAGacgtattttatagaaatgccgaggcgtacgacccgatcctatCATAATCCGGTatataaccatagatacatctactatatattgctgaggcgaacgacccgctcccatgagactgtggtacataatcttgccgaggcgaacggcctgatcacATAAGATGTGCGCACTGTCGGGGGtcgaacagcccgatcccattagaataagaagctttaacgggtacATAACCTCACTCACGAAGGGACATGTGAGTTATAAGAAGATTTGGGGAAACCTTTAAatgagaacgcataacgcgggagaaattcgtaagaggagtacaattattccgtgACAAATCATGAAGTTCGTCCGAATCTCTACAGTAGCGAGTTTACCACTCTACACAAATCTAGTCTCAAATTGTCACGTGTAGTAaaagaatttaataggcaagagataaCTCAattagtacagctatagcatggcATGAacttaagtctacccggacaataacatgaatgtagctacgtacgtactctcgtcacctcgtgcgcatGTAGCCCCCTAAACAAGTAGCAATTATcaattacaacacctaggggtagtttccccctcataaagttagacaagagacttacctcgctccgaagtttcataatctagctccaacgccactctaacaccccaAACCGATgctcatcgctccaaaactagtcaataaatgtgcaaatatataaatatatactctaatactcataataaataaatttataataatttttcactctgctcgaaaagtcaataaagtcaaccctccggcccacgtgcccggatttcaaaaattttcgaagataaacattacccataacattgcTAAAtcaatatatagtttattccaaactccatgcccaaattcgtggtcaaaattcaaaaatacaaatttctaggttttcctataaaattccaaatttttacaaattttcatgtctaaatccatatataaatcttgtatttaactcacaatacgcgGGAATCACTAACCTTGACATATATGATGAAAATCTCTCCTTGAAGCTCTttaaaatcgccccaaccaagtgaaaactgagagaagaagagccaaacCCCGCTCTTAAAACGATTCTGCCCAACGATATTTTCTCACCTGCGGGACAGTAGCCGCACttgcggcgtcgcttctgcgaccacaccaccgcttctgcggaaatcacCCAAACACGATGCCTCACACCTGCGGAAACATTCTCCTCTTCTACGACATCACAGGTGCGATCTCCCTTCCGCTCTTGcgccttcttccgcttctgcgccccacgcttcgcttctgcgcttgcgcagatgcggccaaaactCCGCACCTGTGGTCCTTCCCCTAGCTGACctgctccgcttctgcgatccctaggccgcttctgcggccccgcacctgcggccaaaacctcgcaggtgcaccAGCTAACAACACATTCAGCActttcataaggccaaattcaatccattaaccatctggaatccacccgatgccctcgggaccttaaccaaatatatcaacatgttCCAAATTATAATagaaacttagtcgaagccttaaactatgtcaaacaacatcaaaatcatgaatcacgcctcgaatcaaacttaaaatttccaagtTTTCAAATTTTATAACTTGTACCGGAACgcatcaaatcaagttcgattgacctcaaattttgcacacaagtcataattgacattacggtcctaatccaacttccggaatcgaaatccaaccccgatatcaaaaagttcactcccggtcaaacttctcaaaatcatccaaatttctaactttcgccaattgacaccGAAataacctacgaacctccaaatcaacatccggatgcGCCCCTaaaaccagaatcaccatacggagctattccccagctcagaattccaaacggattttgataacattaaaatacacttcaacccaaatttatgaaattcttccaaaatgccactttctacaataggcgccgaaacgctcccggttcatccaaaacccgatccagacatatgcccaagtccaaaatcatcatacgaacctcttggagccttcaaatcccgatttcgcggtcgtttacttaaaaatcaaaccttagtcaattcctcgaacttaaagcttctgaaattagaattttctttccaaatcaactccgaacttcccgaaattcaattccgatcacgtgtacaagtcataatacctgaagtgaagttactcaaggcctcaaactgccgagcgacgctctagagctcaaaatgaccggtcaggttattacattctctcccacttaaacatacgttcgtcctcgaacgtgctaagaactgctccggagttgtccaaaatcactgtttaacaccttgtgtacatacccgtgccaccacaacccagttaagcacattagctcaagcctGACTGAAGATCTTTCCTGCTACCTTAGCTAGCAAgctttagagccaaattccaacatccaaagTTTCTCCCCGATACCCAATTCTAACATACGAATACCGTATCAATCTCCACACGCTGAACCGACACATGATCAAGCACCCATGCTGATAACACACAATGCATTGCATAACTTTTTTGCCCATGGTAATCCCTCTCCAAGCACAACAACTGCAAATTTATCGACCCGATGCCCGtggtatacctcataacacatataaacccggtctcaaccctcacaatactgcaacgatgaaagagatgcgcaggaactcatagccacctgccCAAACCATAAATTATGgggtctctcctcctgacaagagtcattacctcattttgaactgaACAACATAAATCTTCTCTTTAATGCACCTTATATAAATCAAActgcactgatcccaggtccaataacctcgtctcacccaatacaagctgctcaggcaataagtcGTCTAGAATACTGcacaaaatctcatatgacgccaacaATGCGCCGGCAAGCtaccaactcgaatgtgatacataaggaaaaaatgaactctggaacgaactactcaacccacataactaattaacaaCCGTAAAGATGTTACGAACCTTcctgaaaaaatgaggaacaaaacacacaagaatagatataggaaaATTGTACTccacatcacactgttgcggcgtgcaacccaatccacacatgataccgttgcggcgtgcaacccaatccaaccatgacacccgtggtggcgtgccacccgatccaaacaacatactcgtggcggcgtgccacccgatccaaatagcgtacccgtggcagcgtgccacccgatccacacataataatctaaagaaaacacacatcaagtcgtaatgcttatactcacgaaatgttCAAAATCGACCACGAGCACACCAAGTGCAAAagtacaaccctggggagacggatagcgccatacactacaaaacccaagcacaacgaAGGTGCAATGAATGACCTGTATCTTGAGAGCCAttttgctcatataacaccacaagctacacgggaccacatcacacgtgcgaataatcaagGCGTCTCACAACCTAAATGGCACAGTAGAAGGTTACATGGAATGGCTGACGACGGAAATAACATCCAATGtacgaagactcctccataaaaaacgctatgctgaatgaacccACCCGGCCTGGTGTAGTGCACACATCCACATttagacccatcaacggacctcaagccgattttgATCATACCATGCTGGGCGAATAATctttcaaggacccacaatgacctattcgtGACACATAAGAACAGCCGTCAAATTCGGAACAAACTCACATGGTCCAcacccaaggaatagaatgcctcgCAGACATcaactctcgcatttgcgatattaac
Encoded proteins:
- the LOC104108093 gene encoding transcription factor PRE3; translated protein: MSSRRSSRSRHSGVSSRISEDQINDLVSKLQDLLPELRNRSSDKVSAARVLQDTCNYIRGLHREVDDLSERLSQLLATSDTAQAALIRSLLLQ